One segment of Alistipes finegoldii DSM 17242 DNA contains the following:
- the mutS gene encoding DNA mismatch repair protein MutS, with protein sequence MKQYYSIKAVHPDAILLFRVGDFYETFGEDAIKASGILGITLTRRANGSATYVELAGFPYHAIDTYLPKLVRAGERVAICEQLEDPKQVRGLVKRGVIELVTPGVVLGDNILANKENAFLASVYFGRQTTGVAFLDISTGEFYVAEGSESYIDKLISNLAPKEVIYQRGYEDRFSDAFGSKLYTYRLDEWVFSEEVNREKLCKQFGTRSLKGFGVDHFTSGLSAAGAILYYLEFTEHRDIAHITSISRIDQEDYVWVDKFTIRNLELFSSNGAREKCSFADVIDRTLTPMGGRLLKRWIAMPIKDPVKIGERLDVVEKFVRDADLADVVREQVALVGDMERIASRIAAARVTPRELVQLKNSLFAVELLKAALESTDDAQLHALAGQIDLLEGVRDRIAREIYPDPLNNQIQKGGVIADGVDPELDDLRRIALHGKDYLARIQQRESEATGIPSLKISYNNVFGYYIEVRNAHKEKVPETWIRKQTLANAERYITEELKEYEEKILGAEEKMLVIEQRIYADIIDHISRSLSHLLRDAAVVARIDCLQSFARLACERRYVRPVLDDGKLIDIRQGRHPVIETLLPVGEEYVPNDVMLDDKEQQIMMITGPNMSGKSALLRQTALIILMAQMGSFVPAKSAHIGVVDKIFTRVGASDNISQGESTFMVEMLESASILNNISDRSIVLLDEIGRGTSTYDGISIAWAMVEYLHNHPSAHAKTLFATHYHELNEMEQMCPRVKNFHVSVKEMGNQIVFLRKLERGGTEHSFGIHVARMAGMPVSVVSRADEILRNLELVYGNNEIVPSRSIKNRGKKPSPSVKEAAENGAPQNMQLSMFQLDDPVLVQIRDQIKGLDINSLTPIEALNKLNEIKKITGI encoded by the coding sequence ATGAAGCAATATTACTCCATCAAGGCGGTGCATCCCGACGCTATCCTGCTTTTCCGGGTCGGCGACTTTTACGAGACGTTCGGCGAGGACGCGATCAAGGCCAGCGGCATTCTGGGCATCACGCTCACACGGCGCGCCAACGGCTCGGCCACCTATGTCGAGCTGGCCGGATTTCCCTACCACGCCATCGACACCTACCTGCCCAAACTGGTGCGGGCGGGCGAACGTGTCGCCATCTGCGAACAGCTGGAGGATCCCAAGCAGGTCAGAGGACTGGTCAAGCGCGGCGTTATCGAGCTGGTGACGCCGGGCGTGGTGCTGGGCGACAATATTCTGGCCAACAAGGAGAACGCCTTTCTGGCGTCGGTCTATTTCGGCCGTCAGACCACGGGCGTGGCGTTCCTCGACATCTCGACGGGCGAGTTCTACGTGGCCGAAGGTTCGGAGAGTTACATCGACAAACTCATCTCCAACCTCGCGCCCAAGGAGGTCATCTACCAGCGCGGCTACGAAGATCGTTTTTCCGACGCTTTCGGGTCGAAACTCTATACTTACCGCCTCGACGAATGGGTTTTCTCCGAGGAGGTGAACCGCGAAAAGCTCTGCAAGCAGTTCGGCACCCGCTCGCTCAAGGGATTCGGCGTCGATCACTTCACCAGCGGTCTCTCGGCCGCCGGGGCGATTCTCTACTACCTCGAATTCACCGAGCACCGTGACATCGCGCACATCACCTCCATATCGCGTATCGATCAGGAGGATTACGTCTGGGTCGATAAGTTCACGATCCGCAACCTCGAACTCTTCTCGTCGAACGGCGCCCGCGAGAAGTGCAGTTTCGCCGACGTCATCGACCGTACGCTGACGCCGATGGGCGGCCGTCTGCTGAAACGGTGGATCGCCATGCCGATCAAGGACCCCGTGAAGATCGGGGAGCGGCTGGACGTGGTCGAGAAATTCGTCCGGGACGCCGATCTGGCCGACGTCGTGCGCGAGCAGGTGGCGCTGGTGGGGGATATGGAGCGTATCGCTTCGCGCATCGCCGCGGCGCGCGTCACGCCCCGCGAGCTGGTGCAGCTGAAAAACTCGCTTTTCGCCGTCGAGCTGCTCAAGGCCGCGCTCGAATCGACCGACGACGCGCAGCTGCACGCACTGGCCGGACAGATCGACCTGCTGGAAGGGGTGCGCGACCGCATCGCCCGCGAGATCTATCCCGATCCGCTCAACAACCAGATTCAGAAGGGCGGCGTGATCGCCGACGGCGTGGACCCCGAACTGGACGATCTGCGCCGCATCGCCCTCCACGGCAAGGACTATCTGGCCCGCATCCAGCAGCGCGAGAGCGAAGCGACGGGCATTCCTTCGCTGAAAATCAGCTACAACAACGTCTTCGGCTACTATATCGAGGTGCGCAACGCCCATAAGGAGAAGGTGCCGGAGACGTGGATCCGCAAGCAGACGCTGGCCAATGCCGAACGCTATATCACCGAGGAGCTGAAGGAGTACGAAGAGAAGATCCTCGGCGCCGAGGAGAAGATGCTCGTCATCGAACAGCGCATCTATGCCGACATCATCGACCACATAAGCCGCTCGCTGTCGCATCTCCTGCGCGATGCGGCCGTCGTAGCCCGTATCGACTGCCTGCAGTCTTTCGCCCGTCTGGCCTGCGAACGCCGTTACGTGCGTCCCGTGCTGGACGACGGCAAGCTCATCGACATTCGTCAGGGACGCCATCCGGTGATCGAGACCCTGCTGCCCGTGGGCGAGGAGTATGTTCCCAACGACGTGATGCTCGACGACAAGGAGCAGCAGATCATGATGATCACGGGTCCCAACATGTCGGGTAAGTCGGCCCTGCTGCGGCAGACGGCGCTGATTATCCTCATGGCGCAGATGGGGTCGTTCGTACCCGCCAAGTCGGCCCATATCGGCGTCGTGGACAAGATCTTCACCCGCGTCGGAGCTTCGGACAACATTTCGCAGGGCGAATCGACCTTCATGGTCGAGATGCTCGAATCGGCCAGCATCCTCAATAACATATCGGACCGCAGCATCGTCCTGCTGGACGAGATCGGCCGCGGCACGAGCACCTACGACGGCATTTCGATCGCATGGGCCATGGTCGAGTACCTGCACAACCATCCGTCGGCGCATGCCAAGACGCTTTTCGCCACGCACTACCACGAATTGAACGAGATGGAGCAGATGTGTCCGCGCGTAAAGAACTTCCACGTGAGCGTCAAGGAGATGGGCAACCAGATCGTCTTCCTGCGCAAGCTCGAAAGGGGCGGCACGGAACACTCGTTCGGTATCCACGTCGCCCGCATGGCCGGCATGCCGGTGTCGGTGGTGTCGCGCGCCGACGAAATCCTGCGCAACCTCGAACTGGTCTACGGCAACAACGAAATCGTGCCCAGCCGGAGCATCAAGAACCGGGGCAAGAAACCTTCGCCTTCGGTCAAGGAAGCTGCCGAAAACGGAGCGCCGCAGAACATGCAGCTGTCGATGTTCCAGCTCGACGACCCCGTATTGGTGCAGATCCGCGACCAGATCAAGGGACTCGACATCAACTCCCTGACCCCGATCGAAGCGCTCAACAAGCTTAACGAAATCAAGAAGATAACCGGGATATAG
- the udk gene encoding uridine kinase gives MKVTVIGVAGGTGSGKSTLVKRLQEAFEGDDVVTLCHDYYYKAHPELTYEERTKLNYDHPQAFDTQMLVDHIKALKENVPIEHPVYSFVEHNRMTETVSVKPSKVIIVDGILIFENKELRDLMDIKVYVDTDADIRLARRILRDVCERGRTMQSVITQYTSTVKPMHEEFVEPSKKYADVIIPEGGFNSVAVAMLIQNISSLIARNE, from the coding sequence ATGAAAGTTACCGTTATCGGAGTCGCCGGAGGAACCGGCTCAGGAAAATCGACCCTCGTCAAGCGTCTGCAGGAGGCTTTCGAGGGCGACGACGTCGTAACGCTCTGCCACGATTACTACTACAAGGCGCATCCGGAACTGACTTACGAGGAGCGCACGAAGCTCAACTACGACCACCCGCAGGCATTCGACACCCAGATGCTGGTGGACCACATCAAGGCGCTCAAGGAGAACGTTCCGATCGAACATCCGGTCTATTCGTTCGTCGAGCACAACCGCATGACGGAGACCGTGAGCGTAAAGCCTTCGAAGGTAATCATCGTGGACGGCATCCTGATCTTCGAGAACAAGGAGCTGCGCGATCTGATGGACATCAAGGTATACGTCGATACGGATGCCGATATCCGCCTTGCGCGGCGCATCCTGCGCGACGTCTGCGAGCGCGGACGTACGATGCAGTCGGTCATCACGCAGTACACCTCGACCGTGAAGCCGATGCACGAGGAGTTCGTCGAACCTTCGAAGAAATACGCCGACGTCATCATTCCCGAAGGCGGCTTCAACTCGGTGGCCGTAGCGATGCTGATTCAGAACATCAGTTCGCTGATCGCACGCAACGAATAG